In SAR324 cluster bacterium, a genomic segment contains:
- a CDS encoding MFS transporter, translated as MPTATIPTTTRIGYSIAETGINAVETLLRLYLLIFYTDAVGLAPGLAGLAVALGLCWDAVTDPLMGYLSDRWYSHLGGRRPFLLLGGLLLAISVYLLFSPPSLETTTAKFAYLLAGFLFLNTAMTILSVPHMAMATEMTVEPDERSTLFAIRFACGNIGAILGAGLPGFFASGESLEPTDQQLAMNEMSIWLAVIVCGTAGCAWVATAKQPMHRVATHVELKQSLIQLWRNPTFRPLLLAYIVATFGVAINGALALYYYRYRLLLEEHEVQLILVVFMLVLTLSLVGWVLLSRKLGKLRPLLLGVSLLGFFSCVTYPFFPPGNLWVPLLVGGVLLGSCVGSVVLLDSLLTDVIDYDQVRTGVLRSGVYFGVWRLGAKTARALAVAGAGLLLEVIGFVPNTVQSAEVSEALAWLFGPGVGVFLVLAALLLWPYRFDDAKQRQVRRILQRKELLAAKVSQV; from the coding sequence TTGCCCACAGCAACAATTCCAACCACTACTCGAATCGGCTATTCTATTGCAGAGACAGGCATCAATGCTGTTGAGACACTACTACGCCTCTACTTGCTGATCTTCTATACAGATGCGGTTGGGCTAGCGCCGGGTTTGGCTGGGTTGGCGGTTGCGCTGGGCCTTTGTTGGGATGCGGTGACTGATCCTCTAATGGGCTACCTCTCTGACCGCTGGTACAGTCATTTGGGAGGCAGGCGTCCTTTTTTACTGCTGGGTGGCTTGCTTCTCGCCATCAGTGTCTATCTTCTCTTTTCCCCACCATCGCTAGAAACTACGACAGCAAAGTTCGCTTATCTGCTAGCAGGGTTTCTCTTTCTCAACACGGCGATGACGATTCTGTCTGTGCCTCACATGGCAATGGCGACAGAGATGACTGTGGAACCAGATGAACGTTCCACCCTGTTTGCAATTCGTTTTGCTTGTGGAAACATTGGGGCAATCCTTGGTGCTGGATTACCAGGATTTTTTGCAAGTGGTGAGAGTTTAGAGCCAACTGATCAACAGCTTGCCATGAATGAAATGAGCATTTGGCTTGCCGTGATTGTGTGCGGTACTGCAGGTTGTGCCTGGGTAGCTACAGCCAAGCAACCGATGCATCGTGTAGCCACTCACGTTGAATTGAAGCAGAGTCTGATTCAGTTATGGCGTAACCCAACTTTCCGACCGTTATTGTTGGCCTATATCGTGGCTACCTTTGGGGTGGCCATCAATGGTGCCCTGGCACTTTACTATTACCGCTATCGGTTGTTGTTGGAAGAGCATGAAGTTCAGCTCATTCTAGTAGTCTTCATGCTGGTACTGACCCTCTCTTTAGTAGGTTGGGTGCTACTTTCCAGAAAGCTGGGAAAACTACGACCCCTCCTGCTAGGAGTCTCACTGCTGGGCTTTTTCAGCTGTGTGACCTATCCTTTCTTTCCACCAGGTAATCTCTGGGTACCTTTGTTGGTGGGAGGTGTGCTGTTGGGTAGCTGTGTGGGATCAGTGGTATTGCTAGACTCCTTGCTGACAGATGTGATTGACTATGACCAGGTCCGTACCGGTGTACTCCGATCAGGAGTCTACTTTGGAGTGTGGCGACTAGGCGCCAAAACTGCACGTGCCCTCGCTGTCGCAGGCGCTGGTTTGTTGTTGGAAGTAATTGGGTTTGTGCCCAACACCGTACAGTCGGCAGAAGTGTCGGAAGCACTGGCTTGGCTATTTGGTCCGGGAGTTGGGGTGTTTCTCGTATTGGCAGCCTTGCTGCTGTGGCCATATCGTTTTGATGACGCTAAACAACGTCAGGTTCGGCGGATTTTGCAACGCAAAGAGCTACTTGCAGCAAAAGTGTCGCAGGTGTAG